One genomic segment of Trichococcus shcherbakoviae includes these proteins:
- a CDS encoding aldo/keto reductase, with amino-acid sequence MTTKDVFTFYNGVTIPSIGFGTWQIPNEEAYAAVTMALKNGYTHIDTAHAYHNEENVGKAIRDFGIAREEVFVTSKLPAQIKDFDGALQHFEETMNNLGLDYLDLYLIHAPWPWDEIGKDCTEGNIQVWKAMEQLYDEGRIRAIGVSNFSIKDLQAILDNCDIVPMANQIPFYIGRDQKDLLTFCKTHKIVVEAYSPLATGAILDSPEIKQMAEKYGVTPAQLSIRYCLEKDTLPLPKSTHEARIIENAQLDFSISPEDVAILDALKDVRAN; translated from the coding sequence ATGACAACTAAAGATGTATTCACTTTTTACAACGGTGTGACGATTCCCTCCATCGGTTTCGGCACATGGCAAATCCCTAACGAAGAAGCCTATGCAGCGGTGACGATGGCTTTGAAGAATGGCTATACGCACATCGATACGGCACATGCCTATCACAACGAAGAAAATGTGGGAAAAGCGATCCGCGATTTTGGCATTGCCCGCGAAGAAGTGTTCGTGACCAGCAAATTGCCGGCGCAAATCAAAGATTTTGACGGTGCGCTGCAGCATTTCGAGGAAACCATGAACAATCTCGGTCTGGATTATTTGGACCTTTACTTGATCCATGCGCCATGGCCATGGGATGAGATCGGCAAGGACTGCACCGAAGGCAACATCCAAGTTTGGAAAGCCATGGAACAGCTCTATGACGAAGGCCGAATCCGCGCCATCGGGGTTTCGAACTTCTCCATCAAAGACCTGCAAGCGATCCTGGACAATTGCGACATCGTACCGATGGCAAACCAGATCCCTTTCTACATCGGCCGCGACCAGAAGGACTTGCTGACTTTCTGCAAGACACACAAAATCGTCGTCGAAGCCTATTCACCTTTAGCTACCGGCGCTATTCTGGATAGCCCGGAAATCAAGCAGATGGCCGAAAAATACGGCGTGACGCCGGCGCAATTATCCATCCGTTACTGCCTGGAGAAGGATACCTTGCCTTTGCCGAAGTCCACGCACGAAGCGCGCATCATCGAGAATGCGCAGCTGGATTTCAGCATTTCACCGGAAGATGTGGCGATTCTGGATGCCCTGAAAGATGTCCGCGCAAACTAA
- a CDS encoding DEAD/DEAH box helicase codes for MYSLITNSKKGTLLDELVQSLETCQRFYLNVAFINFSGLQLLLDPIQKAAQNGASGKILTGTYLNFTEPYALTRLKAFQHIDTRIFVATHQTGFHPKAYIFEYTNYYKVIVGSSNITQSALKSNIEWNLQIITKDDNEDEEFISEIMEAYNLIWESSEILDDAFIDDYASFLTDRKKDLVVQESYPMVFQFTRGPSIKPNMMQELAIEKLMRLREKHQEKALVVAATGTGKTFLAAFDVKQANPERLLFLVHREDILHSAMSSFKKIINLKDKSTGILSGTSKEHQSDYLFATIQSMKNIYAEYDPGHFDYIIVDEAHHATSPRYMEVLEHFNPKFLLGMTATPERTDGGNIFDLFDNNVPVEIRLREALEYDLLVPFHYFGITDESGVDLKDSEKLTPDQIAQRLSVHRRVDFIVEKMNYYGHDGLKRKALGFCMTIAHAEFMAAEFNERGIPSIALSGGDKVTRREAYTKLLEAEDSDLEVIFTVDIFNEGIDIPGVNLVMMLRPTQSSIVFTQQLGRGLRKKDNKEFLTVLDFIGNYSKSFLIAIALNGRRFYDKDSVKTSVKRNFSDLPGATHIQLDEISKQQILEQLEREKFSSLAYLKNSYLEFKNLNSGKIPWSLQDYLKVDAAPDPVTYFHRAGTVSSRNYLEFINRVEENNEYVQTLTSDTLFMNILSTLSQWLPLIRPHEWIILEYLLMHETCTLAEAKSELLEYVDSVDEATVLHAFRTLAMEFADKGERDKTRPIVSMDHNLTLQRTPEFAKILADETYRFFITDILHYGRMRYLKAFGTLNYGIPHLKLYEEYTMRDIALVSNYKKTHSSFRGQGVLKNDEINHYFFFVDLHKGEDVEERVNYKDKFISTKQFQWESPNSTKVATDRGQDFVNSENRGVTLHLFARKFKQIDNVTSKFIYLGEITPMSHRNEKPIEIQYKLEKEVPWELYQEFEPELSIK; via the coding sequence ATGTATTCGTTGATAACCAACAGCAAAAAAGGGACCTTATTGGACGAACTGGTCCAATCATTGGAAACATGCCAACGCTTTTATTTGAACGTGGCCTTCATCAACTTTTCCGGACTGCAATTATTGTTGGATCCGATCCAGAAAGCGGCACAGAATGGTGCGTCGGGAAAAATACTGACGGGGACTTACCTGAATTTTACGGAACCGTACGCGTTGACCCGATTAAAGGCATTTCAGCATATTGATACCCGCATCTTTGTCGCTACTCATCAAACCGGCTTCCATCCTAAAGCCTATATTTTTGAATATACCAATTATTACAAAGTCATCGTCGGCTCTTCTAACATTACCCAAAGCGCCTTGAAAAGTAACATCGAATGGAATCTTCAAATCATCACCAAGGACGACAATGAGGACGAGGAATTCATCTCGGAAATCATGGAAGCCTACAACCTGATTTGGGAGAGCAGTGAAATATTGGACGACGCCTTCATCGATGACTACGCAAGCTTCTTGACGGATCGCAAAAAAGACCTCGTTGTCCAAGAGTCTTATCCTATGGTTTTCCAATTCACGCGCGGACCCTCGATCAAACCAAACATGATGCAGGAATTAGCGATAGAAAAGCTGATGCGGCTGCGGGAAAAACACCAGGAGAAGGCGTTAGTGGTGGCTGCCACCGGAACCGGCAAAACGTTCCTAGCTGCTTTTGATGTGAAGCAGGCAAACCCAGAGCGGCTTTTATTTCTGGTGCATCGGGAAGACATCCTGCATAGTGCGATGTCGTCTTTCAAAAAAATCATCAATCTGAAGGATAAATCGACCGGCATTTTATCGGGGACATCCAAAGAGCATCAGTCTGATTATTTGTTTGCGACAATCCAGAGCATGAAGAATATTTATGCAGAATATGACCCGGGGCATTTCGACTATATCATCGTGGATGAAGCGCATCATGCGACAAGTCCGAGATATATGGAGGTTCTCGAGCATTTTAATCCCAAATTTCTGTTAGGGATGACTGCGACTCCAGAGCGGACGGATGGCGGCAACATCTTTGACTTGTTCGATAACAATGTGCCTGTTGAAATTCGGCTGCGCGAGGCTTTGGAATACGATTTGCTGGTGCCGTTCCACTATTTTGGCATCACTGATGAATCGGGTGTCGACTTAAAGGATTCGGAGAAGCTGACGCCTGATCAAATTGCCCAGCGCCTCAGTGTTCATCGGCGAGTGGACTTCATCGTCGAAAAAATGAACTACTATGGGCATGATGGCTTGAAGCGAAAAGCGTTAGGCTTCTGTATGACGATTGCGCACGCAGAATTTATGGCGGCGGAATTCAATGAACGGGGTATCCCGAGCATCGCTTTATCTGGTGGCGATAAAGTAACCAGAAGAGAAGCCTACACGAAATTACTGGAAGCGGAAGATTCTGATCTGGAGGTGATCTTCACCGTGGATATTTTCAATGAAGGGATTGATATTCCCGGCGTCAATCTGGTCATGATGCTGCGACCGACCCAATCTTCCATCGTCTTCACCCAGCAATTAGGCCGCGGCTTGCGCAAAAAAGACAACAAGGAATTCCTGACGGTCTTGGACTTCATCGGCAACTACAGCAAAAGCTTCCTGATTGCGATCGCGCTGAACGGGCGCCGCTTTTACGACAAGGACAGCGTTAAAACGTCAGTGAAACGCAATTTTTCGGATTTGCCGGGAGCGACCCATATCCAGTTGGATGAGATCAGCAAGCAACAGATTCTGGAACAGCTCGAACGGGAGAAGTTTTCGAGTCTGGCTTACTTGAAAAACAGTTATCTGGAGTTCAAAAACCTGAATAGCGGGAAAATCCCTTGGTCGTTACAGGACTATTTGAAAGTGGACGCTGCTCCCGATCCGGTCACTTATTTTCATAGAGCCGGAACAGTGTCCTCAAGAAATTATCTGGAGTTTATCAACAGAGTAGAAGAGAACAATGAATATGTGCAAACTTTGACTTCAGACACTCTGTTTATGAATATTCTGTCGACACTTTCCCAATGGCTGCCTTTGATCCGTCCGCATGAATGGATCATTTTGGAATACTTGTTGATGCATGAGACGTGTACGTTGGCGGAAGCGAAAAGCGAGCTGTTGGAATACGTTGATTCAGTGGATGAGGCCACTGTGCTGCATGCCTTCCGCACCTTGGCCATGGAATTTGCGGATAAAGGAGAAAGAGATAAAACGAGACCTATCGTTTCCATGGATCACAATCTAACGCTGCAGCGTACACCGGAGTTTGCGAAAATCCTTGCTGATGAGACCTATCGTTTCTTTATCACGGATATCCTGCATTATGGACGGATGCGCTACTTGAAGGCTTTCGGTACCCTGAATTATGGGATTCCTCATCTGAAACTTTACGAGGAATATACCATGCGGGACATTGCATTGGTATCCAACTATAAAAAGACCCATTCATCTTTCAGGGGACAAGGGGTCCTGAAGAATGATGAAATCAACCATTATTTCTTCTTTGTCGATCTCCATAAAGGCGAGGATGTTGAAGAACGGGTCAACTATAAGGACAAATTCATCAGCACCAAGCAATTCCAGTGGGAGTCACCGAACAGCACAAAAGTTGCTACGGATCGCGGCCAAGATTTCGTCAATTCCGAAAACCGCGGCGTGACGTTGCATCTGTTTGCCCGCAAATTTAAACAGATAGACAATGTCACTTCCAAGTTCATCTATCTCGGTGAAATCACGCCAATGTCCCATCGGAACGAAAAACCGATCGAAATCCAATACAAACTGGAAAAGGAAGTGCCTTGGGAATTGTATCAGGAATTTGAACCGGAACTTTCTATCAAGTAA